One Urocitellus parryii isolate mUroPar1 chromosome 8, mUroPar1.hap1, whole genome shotgun sequence DNA window includes the following coding sequences:
- the LOC113200093 gene encoding olfactory receptor 2H2-like: protein MITSCNESHSDFILQGFSDKPYLEKVLFWIILVFYCLTLAGNMVIVLVSMKDPKLHSPMYFFLSNLSLLDLCFTSSCVPQMLVNLWGPEKTISYIGCAIQLYVFLWLGATECVLLVIMAMDRYVAVCHPLQYTTTMHPRVCLKLATLAWGTGLVQSLVQSPATLQLPFCSRIIDDIVCEVPALIHLSNTDTTYNETQMSIASIFLLVVPLVIILSSYGAIVHAVLRIKSNAGQKKAFGTCTSHLLVVSLFYGTVTGVYLQPQNHYAHERGKFLTLFYTVVTPTLNPFIYTLRNKEVKGALRRLRRRTGFPRITKKVDICLPIA, encoded by the coding sequence ATGATCACAAGTTGCAATGAGAGCCACAGTGACTTCATCCTCCAGGGCTTCTCTGACAAACCTTATTTGGAGAAGGTACTTTTTTGGatcattttggttttttattgCTTGACACTTGCAGGAAATATGGTCATAGTTCTTGTCTCCATGAAAGATCCAAAGCTCCACAGTcccatgtatttctttctttccaacctTTCCTTGCTAGATCTCTGTTTTACTAGCAGTTGTGTGCCACAGATGTTGGTTAATTTATGGGGTCCAGAGAAGACTATCAGCTATATTGGCTGTGCTATTCAACTCTATGTCTTCCTGTGGCTTGGAGCCACTGAGTGTGTCCTTCTTGTTATCATGGCCATGGACCGCTATGTGGCAGTGTGTCATCCACTGCAATATACCACTACCATGCATCCCAGAGTTTGTCTGAAGCTAGCTACCCTTGCCTGGGGAACTGGTCTGGTGCAGTCTTTGGTCCAATCCCCTGCCACCCTCCAGTTACCCTTCTGCTCCAGAATAATAGATGACATCGTGTGCGAAGTCCCAGCTCTTATTCATCTCTCCAATACAGATACTACCTACAATGAAACCCAGATGTCCATTGCTAGCATTTTTCTTCTGGTGGTTCCCTTGGTCATTATCCTTTCCTCTTATGGTGCTATCGTGCATGCAGTACTGAGAATAAAGTCGAATGCAGGACAGAAGAAAGCATTTGGTACCTGTACTTCTCACCTTCTTGTGGTCTCCCTCTTCTATGGCACTGTCACAGGTGTCTACCTTCAACCCCAAAATCACTATGCTCATGAACGGGGCAAGTTTCTCACCCTTTTCTACACAGTAGTAACCCCAACTCTTAACCCCTTCATCTACACTCTGAGGAACAAGGAAGTAAAAGGAGCACTAAGAAGATTAAGGAGGAGGACTGGGTTTCCCAGAATAACTAAAAAGGTTGATATTTGTTTGcctattgcttaa